In Fusarium oxysporum f. sp. lycopersici 4287 chromosome 11, whole genome shotgun sequence, the following are encoded in one genomic region:
- a CDS encoding hypothetical protein (At least one base has a quality score < 10) codes for MTFASSSSVLPSGSSKDFSSVTTHSLKSLECRPLATEMVPGLPVVQVKSVPLGTPEFEEKRAALLEAFAAKVPEELRLPLEVIQNPPTDVSSIPTTCGILSPEEIIITEGYDAVGLVEAIASRNHTAIAVARAFCKRSIIAHQLTCCLTQWFMDEAIEQAQKLDSYFETHGNPVGPLHGLPISIKDHIQVAGTSSSQGYFISISDDDQDADIVSILRAQGAIIYCKTNQPQSLMHLESDSHWGRVLNPFNIHLSAGGSTGGESALIAMKGSILGIGTDIGGSIRGPSAFCGIYGFKTTSNVLPTRGYIKGDPPPAVVNIPLSTGPMCRSLRDMDLFMKCVLSSTPYLSDPNVVPIPWTGLETRFNRRLKVGIISNDGFIEPQPPVKRAISWAMNVLSDSKFCNLIELKEFKVLGAEKAWSQVRGLYWPDGGHLTKNGIISSGEPLHPLTEWIYRDAEPLGMHTAVDLTAVHKERDDFRLAFAKSWSDQDVDVIIGPSFVGPACAHDTAGGFGGSSSLRQGFALMYRGDGNLGGFELPGNALSDFERSSVF; via the coding sequence ATGACttttgcctcttcttcttcagtccTCCCATCAGGGTCTTCCAAAGACTTCTCAAGTGTCACTACCCACAGCTTGAAGTCCCTCGAATGTAGACCCTTGGCCACCGAGATGGTTCCAGGGCTTCCTGTTGTACAGGTCAAGTCCGTACCTCTCGGCACTCCCGAGTtcgaagagaagagggctGCGTTGCTTGAAGCATTTGCAGCGAAGGTCCCGGAGGAGCTGCGGCTGCCTCTGGAGGTTATACAGAACCCTCCAACAGATGTCTCCTCGATCCCAACAACCTGTGGCATTTTATCGCCGGAGGAGATAATTATCACTGAAGgctatgatgctgttggCCTTGTTGAAGCAATTGCAAGTCGAAATCACACTGCGATAGCCGTTGCACGGGCATTCTGCAAGCGCTCCATCATTGCGCATCAACTGACATGCTGCCTGACACAATGGTTCATGGACGAGGCCATCGAACAAGCTCAAAAGCTTGATTCATATTTCGAGACACATGGGAATCCTGTCGGCCCCTTACATGGCTTACCCATTAGCATCAAAGATCACATCCAAGTTGCTGGAACCTCTTCCTCTCAGGGTTATTTCATCAGTATCAGTGACGATGACCAAGATGCGGACATCGTGTCAATCTTGCGTGCCCAAGGTGCCATCATTTACTGCAAAACCAATCAGCCTCAATCGCTGATGCATCTTGAGAGTGATTCCCACTGGGGAAGAGTTCTGAACCCTTTCAACATTCATCTGTCTGCTGGCGGTTCGACAGGAGGTGAATCTGCGCTGATTGCGATGAAAGGCTCAATCTTGGGGATCGGGACTGACATTGGTGGGAGTATTCGTGGCCCATCTGCCTTTTGTGGTATCTATGGCTTCAAAACCACATCGAATGTCTTGCCGACAAGGGGGTACATCAAAGGTGATCCGCCTCCAGCCGTGGTGAACATCCCTCTGTCGACGGGACCTATGTGTCGCTCCTTGAGAGACATGGACCTTTTCATGAAATGTGTCCTTTCTTCAACGCCTTATCTTTCGGATCCCAACGTCGTCCCGATTCCGTGGACTGGTCTTGAAACACGGTTCAATCGGCGCCTCAAGGTCGGCATCATCAGcaacgatggcttcatcgaGCCTCAACCCCCGGTGAAGAGGGCAATTTCCTGGGCCATGAACGTTCTATCCGACAGCAAGTTTTGCAATCTCATCGAATTAAAAGAGTTCAAGGTCTTAGGCGCGGAAAAAGCGTGGAGCCAAGTCCGAGGACTCTACTGGCCGGATGGCGGCCATCTCACCAAAAACGGCATAATCTCATCTGGTGAACCTCTTCACCCTCTTACAGAATGGATCTACAGAGACGCAGAGCCCCTGGGCATGCACACCGCCGTAGATCTTACAGCCGTTCACAAAGAGCGAGACGATTTCCGGCTTGCTTTTGCCAAAAGCTGGAGTGACCAAGATGTGGATGTCATTATCGGCCCGTCGTTTGTAGGGCCAGCTTGTGCGCACGACACGGCCGGCGGTTTCGGGGGGTCTAGCTCCTTACGGCAGGGATTTGCACTCATGTACCGAGGAGACGGTAATTTAGGGGGCTTTGAGCTACCGGGCAATGCGTTATCAGATTTTGAGAGATCAAGCGTTTTTTGA